Proteins encoded in a region of the Chitinivorax tropicus genome:
- a CDS encoding choice-of-anchor Q domain-containing protein has translation MTNQQASRRISSISLLAALALSCIQAQARTYIVTSANDTGEGTLRAILETAPLDPFGDQIFFNLPPHQRTIDLTSGELIIDRLVKIDGGEAGIKLSGLQQHRVIRVTRRGVATLNNLTIEKGYLSGQADDTSFPLAGAGILNAGHLTLQRVTLQDNHLRIHPGPSPTSSAQADDTARHNGGGAIANASSGSVLLLDSLIWKNTIDVITGDGGAMLNEGQLVVQNSTFTENWLIGVSGHGGALSNQGIAALINSTVGENGVSYSSQGYNTGAGIYNSQAGKLSVSYSTIANNRRGQVSGNPTLDQQSLDNHGGQVWLTHTAYPLGDPSHFNDFHYNYLGPDARLSSLGMYGGLTPTYLPLADSPLIDNGQPNCNLLQDQRRQPRTPDGRCDIGAVEVK, from the coding sequence ATGACAAATCAACAGGCAAGCAGGAGAATTTCCTCGATCAGTCTATTGGCCGCCCTCGCACTAAGCTGCATCCAAGCGCAGGCCAGGACGTATATCGTCACCAGCGCAAATGACACTGGAGAAGGCACCCTCAGGGCGATATTGGAGACAGCACCACTCGATCCGTTCGGTGATCAAATCTTCTTTAATCTGCCACCGCACCAGCGAACCATTGACCTGACCAGTGGCGAATTGATCATTGACCGACTGGTCAAAATAGATGGTGGTGAAGCGGGCATCAAATTAAGTGGCCTGCAGCAACATCGAGTCATCCGAGTCACCCGTAGAGGGGTTGCCACGCTCAACAATTTGACCATCGAAAAGGGATATCTATCCGGCCAGGCAGATGACACGTCTTTCCCGCTCGCGGGTGCGGGCATCCTGAATGCGGGTCATCTGACACTGCAGCGGGTCACCTTGCAGGACAATCATCTGCGGATTCACCCTGGCCCCAGCCCCACTTCCTCCGCCCAGGCCGATGACACCGCTCGCCACAATGGAGGGGGGGCGATTGCCAATGCATCGAGCGGGTCGGTTCTACTGCTGGACAGCCTGATCTGGAAAAATACCATCGATGTCATAACGGGTGACGGTGGCGCCATGTTGAATGAGGGTCAGCTGGTCGTGCAGAACAGCACTTTCACTGAAAATTGGCTGATCGGTGTATCTGGCCACGGTGGCGCACTGTCCAACCAAGGTATTGCCGCCTTGATCAACAGCACAGTGGGCGAGAATGGCGTGTCCTATAGCAGCCAGGGATACAACACTGGCGCGGGCATCTATAACAGCCAGGCAGGCAAGCTCAGTGTCAGCTACAGCACCATTGCCAACAACCGGAGAGGGCAGGTATCCGGCAACCCGACACTTGACCAGCAATCCCTCGACAATCACGGCGGCCAGGTCTGGTTGACCCACACCGCTTACCCACTGGGTGACCCCAGCCACTTCAACGACTTTCACTACAACTACCTCGGCCCGGATGCCAGACTGTCGTCACTCGGCATGTATGGCGGCCTGACACCCACCTATCTACCGCTTGCGGACAGCCCTCTGATCGACAATGGCCAGCCGAATTGCAATTTACTGCAGGACCAGCGCCGCCAGCCTCGTACACCAGATGGACGTTGCGATATTGGCGCTGTCGAAGTGAAATGA